ATTAAGAATTCAAGGCATACTATTCCTACATAAACCTAATGCACAACTTGTTTGTAGTGCGACAGCTCAAGACATTCGCACTATGATTATTGGTCGATTACTTGCTGGGATTGGTATTGGGATTTCTTCTGCGCTTGTGCCCCTTTACATATCTGAGGTTTGTGGCATATCAAATTATTGCAATCGCTGTTTAGCAACTACTGCCTGTGATACTGAACTTCTCCAACTGAGCTATTTGTGTCTTGCAGATTTCGCCAACTGAAATTCGTGGAGCACTTGGTTCGATTAATCAGCTTTTTATCTGTGTTGGTATTCTCGCAGCTTTGGTAGCTGGCTTGCCGTTGGCAGGAAACCCTGCATGGTGAGGTTTCCTATTGCGCTTCGTCAAATACCTTCTAGATTTGTTATGATATACGGATGAATAATTTTCACTTTGTTTTTTATCTGTTCGTGCTGTAATCAGGTGGAGGACGATGTTTGGAATTTCAATAGTTCCATCTATTTTACTGGCTCTAGGAATGGCTGTTTCACCTGAAAGCCCTCGCTGGCTATTCCAGGTTTGTGTTCTGTAAGCTATTTCACCATATTTGGTACTCGGGTGGAGTACAACACTTGAGAATAACTTTTCTGGGATTGACTGCAGCAAGGAAAGCTTTCTCAAGCAGAATCAGCTATAAAGAAACTATATGGGAAAGAAAAGGTTACTGAAGTTATGTACGACCTAAAATCTAGTGGGCAAGGTTCTTCCGAGCCAGATGCTAGCTGGTTTGATCTTTTCAGCAAACGCTATTGGAAAGGTAACTTTGCAGACTGTCTCAGAACTGACTTACTTAGTTTTCTACGTTTTGCACCATGACATGTTTTCTGGTTTTCGATTTCATACCCGTTCTACCGGTATTAtctgatactccctccgtcccataattcttgtctcaaatttgtccaaatatggatgtatctattcctaaaaagcgtctagatacatgtaatatttcgacaagaattatgggacggagggagtatttagtAAAGTTAATGGCTTTTAGAAAATCTTACTGATAAAGATTGACGTGTCACAGAAGGCCTGACTATTGTAGATCTAAGTAGTTTGGGCAAAGCAATTTCCATCTATCATCTATGACAAATCTATAGcaagttgtagatgttgattCTGAGGAGAACCTAGGTGGCCAGTGCAGTAGTATTCTTTGGGTACTCCCATTAGTGCATGTAACTAATAACTGATGATTAAGATGAAATTCGGCTGCGTGTCTCCTGATGTATTTCTCTGCTACTGCAGTTGTGAGTCTGGGAGCGGCACTGTTTTTGTTTCAGCAACTTGCTGGCATAAATGCTGTTGTATATTACTCTACATCAGTGTTCCGCAGTGCAGGCATTGCATCTGATGTTGCAGCGAGTGCTCTTGTCGGTGCTGCCAACGTTTTTGGTTAGTTCACTGTTTGGTAAGAGTATTTTTTGTAGTAACTTTGTAACTCCTTTCCTGAggagagtatatatatatttcttatAGGCACGATGATTGCATCTTCACTGATGGACAAGCAAGGAAGGAAGAGCCTTCTGATAACAAGTTTTTCTGGAATGGTATTGCCTTTATCCAGTACAACATGCGTGCTTGTGTTTTTCATTGTGGAAATGAAGGATTTCTTACAAATTTAcctcatttctctctcttgaAGGCTGCATCAATGTTACTCTTGTCATTGTCCTTTACCTGGAAGGCGTTGGCACCTTATTCTGGCACTCTTGCAGTTGTTGGTACTGTTCTGTAAGTGGGATACATTCCCTAATATGCCCTGTGCTCATTATTCCTTATTAAGTTGAGGTCTTAACATAACttgcatataatttttttcagGTATGTGCTGTCTTTTGCTCTTGGAGCTGGTCCTGTTCCAGCACTGCTCCTTCCTGAGATATTTGCCTCAAGAATTAGGGCCAAGGCTGTTGCATTGTCCCTGGGCATGCACTGGGTAAGTCTATTATTTTGCGCAAGTCAATTTGTATTCTGCATCCTTCTACAGTAGTCTCATATTATCTTCTGCAAAATACAAGGTAGTTTTAATTCGTGCATTAGGTGGAATCTGATTACTGTTGTCCACTTGATAATCGAAATCCGGGAAAATTTGCATTTTGGTTCATTTTGTAACAGTCAAAAACTGAACATAGATAATCCTTTCGACATGCTAAGGTGTTGTACGATGATCGACGTTGTTTTTCTCTTGACTTAATTACTGGCATCAGCCATTAATTATCTGTTCTTTCTCTGTTGCAGGTATCCAACTTCTTTATTGGCCTGTACTTCCTGAGTGTTGTCAACAAGTTTGGAATCAGCACGGTGTACTTGGGGTttgcgtgtgtgtgtgcccTCGCGGTTCTTTTCATAGCTGGAAATGTGGTCGAGACCAAGGGGCGATCTCTGGAAGAGATCGAGCGGGCTCTAAGTTCCCCGAGTAAAGCCGACGCCAGCCGTGCAGGTGCTTTTTTGGTGAGTGATGAATGAGCATGCAGCGCAAACATCCTTTGGTTCTGGAGATGTCCTTCCTAACTTTTATGTAGTTTCTGAAATAAACGGGCTTCAAGATCACCTGATGCCATGAAAGCCAGTGAGCTCAGCTTTTTTATTCTACGGAACTTCAGAATCAAAGAGCAGCAGTGCCTGGAGTTGACAGATTTAGCTTGTTTTTAGTGTACAGATGACCCTTTGATCTGTTGGAAATAAAATTCCAATTTGCCGTTACCATCTGATGTTCATTATCATTGCGAGTCAGGTTTCCCTAGCATCTTGTTGTACATCTATGTGCAAAACTGCAAATTCGCTGGCTTCGCAGCAACAAAGTGAGCTCCTGCTGATTCTAAAACTACACATGAAAACTTCATCTTAAACCATCCCAAATACTCGGCCCAAAGCCCCAAACACTAGCAAAAGGAATTCCGAACCTTTCGCATAGGAATAAAACTCCGGTTTCATGGCAGAATGCATACATGTATCAACGGACAGGGGATGCAAACTTCTTCCATTTAGCAGAACCCATGCAATGAAATTACTCGATGAATTCTAGCAGCATGTCGACggccttcttcctcagctcgGCCCGCTGGGCGTTCACCTTCAGTTCCGCCAGCCGCTGGTTCCtggccttcttctccagcgccgccgccttctcatCGCCAATCCGCCCGAAAGCCCTCTTGAGCGCGCCGGCTGTCGCGCCGCCCGGCCGCCTCGCCATgaccgcctccacctccgcggcGAGGCAAGGGTACATCCCCTGGAGCTCCTCGAAGCCCCTCCGCTCGGGATGCGTAACGGGCGCCGCGCGTGGCTTCCTCCTAGTCCTCGGGCACCCCCCCCAGACGCGCTTCGAGAGCCTGTAGATCTCCACGTCGGCGTCCTTCTCAGGGACGGTGCCGCGGGCGAGCCGGAGGACGGAGCCTTCGTAGCGGCGTCGCAGgcggggcacgcgcccggccAGCTGGTCGGCGCTCGCCTggatgccgctgccgcggagCGCCGCGGAGAGGTCGCGGCCGGAGGGGACGCGGCCGTGCTGCTCGTGGTGCGCCGCGACGGCCTTCATGACGGTTAGGTCGTCGGCGTCCGGACACGTCCGGCAGCGTTGGAACGGACTCTTCTTCCTGAaagcggtggtggcggtgtCGAGCTCGTCCAAGAGTGACGACGGGTCGTCGTCGGGCTCGGGGGACgcggaaggcgacgaggggaGGCTGATGTCGTCGTCGTAGTCGTGTTCCGAGGAGGCCGCGATCTCGTCCGAGGAGAAGGTTATCTCGTCGGAAGAGAGCGTGGTCTCGTCGGAGGAGGCCCCTGTTTCGTCGGAGGAGGCCCCTGTTTCGTCGGAGGACGCCGGagccatcggcggcggcggcgggtgagaGCGATTTGGGAGACGAGACGCCCGCCCCCCGGCGTGGGGTTTGCCGTTCTGGATTCGTCGATAATATGTGTCTGGACTCTGGTGACATGATCCGTTCGGAAATGGCTCAGTTGGGCCATAGCCCCATGTTCGTCTTTCTTAAGTAGTCAGGCCCAAAAGGCCATACAAACTTATGGTCCTACACAGTCCTTTTGAAATTCTTCTAATAAAAGAATTtcttttgaaattcaaaaaattatcACAGCACAGAGATTACAGTAGAAAACACTTACAAATATATTTAGAAATGATCAATCAGACACCTGACATATGCAAGAGGAACTTGGCTGGACCTTAAAGAGAGAGCAGATTTTggtataaaaaaaaggaaagccaTAAACATGTGAAGACAAACAAAATACTCCGTATGTTTTACATGTACAGTTTTGACCACCCTCCATCAGTGTAGAATTTGTGTGCCAAATTTCAGAATAACTGTTGCATGGCTGGTGTCCCACAGTTCGGTGTATCTCAGACAGAAGAATCACATGACGGGATTACTCCCAGCCGCGGAAGTAGATCGATCTCCATCCCTCATCGGTCCCATGGATTTGAATTCTGCGCAAGTATTGTTGGTTCCTTGTTCCCCATCTCGTCTCGGCGTGTTCCGCAACGTAAAGCTCGCGGTCGCGGACGAAACCAAGCTCCCCTCTCGAAATTTCCTCCCATCCTGGCTCCTGAGTCCGGAGAAGTAATCCCAATTCTGAACTGCTGCTGTGGCAGACAACCCCTGCACAACAACAAGCACGGTAGCTCCTGCTCCCGCTCTAGCATCCGCTGCAGCCTGCGGGTGCAGTCATGGGACCCCCCTCGTACCGGCTCGCGGCGGCGATCACGGCCCCCTCCAGCGGCGAGTTCCTCGTCGTCCGGCAGCAgcccccgccgtccccgccgtcCGCTGCACCGGGGGAGGAGGAGTACCGGCGTTACGTCGACAGCGACCTCTACGACCTCCCGTCGGCACCCCTCCTGCGCCTCGCGGATGAGCTGGCCCGGTCGGGCGtggccgtcgccggcgctgATTCCCTCGTCGGACGCCTCGACGTCCCCGCCGCCCTCGACCAGGTAGGTGATCCATTAGTTGCGGAAAATTCGGTCGCTCTGCAGATGTTGACTGTTGTAATGTGAAGCGTATTGAACTTGGCAAAAATAATAGCAACTGCCCTCAAATGGATCTCGAAGTAGTTTGCCAAATCTAGTGGAATTTTTTCGGGGAAAGCTGCGGATTACGAGTTACGAGCTGTTTTACTTGTCCTAGAACTATAATTTGACAAACGGTAAATAATCTAAGAGATGGCTTCTCACTAGATTTTGAACCCACTGGGTTTGACTACTGCGATGTGTGGGGAGTGGAGGCTTCTCAAGTATGTTGAGGAAGCAGAGTTTGGCCCGGATGCCGGTGTCAACACGGTTCTCATCTCCGGGTCGCTGGAGTCGAAGCTGGAGATGTTGCAAGGTCTGGTGCTTAGTTTTCTTACTAGTCTTTGCGTCCAAGAACTCGTTTAAGTGCTTAACCACCTGAGTTGCGAGCTGTAGACTCATGTAAATGGATGTCTAAGGAGGGCGCCTCGGAATTGCTTTCTGAAGCTAAGCCTGGTAGTGCTCGAATTGGGCCATATGCGTACATTGGACTTCTGAAGCCGGAGGTGTCGTCCAGTCAGACTGCCGCCTCTGCACTTGCCTCACAGGTCTCTATAATTTTTGCTTGAATCAACTTTCAGTCTGTAGGCAACTGTCATGCTGGTGTCTCCTTTTTCCTGAATTTTAATGTTTGATTGATAGGAATACCCTCCTGGATTAACACTTGTACCAATGAAGAGTAGGACCTTGGCTCCTTTTCGTACAACTAACCTTGTGGTAATACAAGCAACCAGTGATGCATGTGGATCAAAGCGCTCTGATTTTTTTGCTTGTGGAGATGCTCTACTGATAGATCCTGGATGTTGCTCACAGGTTCATGGGGAGGTAAGAACAATATCTAAGAGTACATTCTTGTACGTCCACATACAGTGACACTATCTTTTACTAGATGCAGCTTCTGTCTCTGACTTGTTTTTCAAGTACTCTGATGTGCTGGTGTAGATTTCAGAGAAGTGCAAGTGTCTTCTCTCTTATCTTATTCATTTGCTTTGGTTCCTTCCAGAGGACTTTATATTACTGAAACCATCTTGTTGCCACACCATTAATTCTAGAAGGCGTCAATACTACCCTTAGCTTTATGATGGAAAGAGCTTGTGCTTGAATGTTTATCTTTTAGAGTAGAAACAGCAAAGACTACCAAACAATGACAGAAGGGAAAGAGATAGCACACCAAATCATGCTTTTGCAATAGTATTtgtttaatatatttttgaatGATACCTTAATGCAGTAATTGCTTATGTTGGTGCCATTTTGATTAGAAGCTAACCATTATATTCGAACAGATGACCAAATACCTGTCATGTTCAGCTTGCAGATCTTGTCAATTCCCTTCCAAAGAAGTTAGTGGTCCTTGTTACACATCATCATAATGATCATGTCGATGGTACGGTTACAACGGCTTCCTGTAGCACTTCTTAATTATTCTGTTGAAAATTAAGGTCATATCTGGAAGAAACCAAAAGAATAATGAAGCTGGAAATATGTACATGTTATAGTTCCTTCCTTAGTTCCCTTTTTGCTTTAATGATCATTTGTCCATCATGAATAAACTGGCTGCATTTGCGTGAATAATGTAGGTCTGTCGGTTGTTCAGAGATGCAACCCTGATGCTGTTCTTTTGACACACGAAAACACAATGAAGCGGATAGGGAAAGGTAACAACCAACACCTTTTTTTAGCAATTGCCAAAGCAT
The Brachypodium distachyon strain Bd21 chromosome 2, Brachypodium_distachyon_v3.0, whole genome shotgun sequence genome window above contains:
- the LOC100840116 gene encoding uncharacterized protein LOC100840116 isoform X2 — its product is MGPPSYRLAAAITAPSSGEFLVVRQQPPPSPPSAAPGEEEYRRYVDSDLYDLPSAPLLRLADELARSGVAVAGADSLVGRLDVPAALDQILNPLGLTTAMCGEWRLLKYVEEAEFGPDAGVNTVLISGSLESKLEMLQDSCKWMSKEGASELLSEAKPGSARIGPYAYIGLLKPEVSSSQTAASALASQEYPPGLTLVPMKSRTLAPFRTTNLVVIQATSDACGSKRSDFFACGDALLIDPGCCSQVHGELADLVNSLPKKLVVLVTHHHNDHVDGLSVVQRCNPDAVLLTHENTMKRIGKGNWSIGYTAVTGGENICIGDQELQVVFAPGHTDGHMGVLHVNTNALIVGDHCVGHGSATLDSRAGGNMKDYFQTTYKFLEMSPHVLIPMHGRINLWPRHMLCGYLRHRRAREASILKTIENGAQTLFDIVSKTYGDVDSKLWIPASFNVRLHVDHLNSQHKLPKDFSLEMFNGSCDEFVSSL
- the LOC100831017 gene encoding uncharacterized protein LOC100831017, which translates into the protein MAPASSDETGASSDETGASSDETTLSSDEITFSSDEIAASSEHDYDDDISLPSSPSASPEPDDDPSSLLDELDTATTAFRKKSPFQRCRTCPDADDLTVMKAVAAHHEQHGRVPSGRDLSAALRGSGIQASADQLAGRVPRLRRRYEGSVLRLARGTVPEKDADVEIYRLSKRVWGGCPRTRRKPRAAPVTHPERRGFEELQGMYPCLAAEVEAVMARRPGGATAGALKRAFGRIGDEKAAALEKKARNQRLAELKVNAQRAELRKKAVDMLLEFIE
- the LOC100840116 gene encoding uncharacterized protein LOC100840116 isoform X1, with amino-acid sequence MGPPSYRLAAAITAPSSGEFLVVRQQPPPSPPSAAPGEEEYRRYVDSDLYDLPSAPLLRLADELARSGVAVAGADSLVGRLDVPAALDQILNPLGLTTAMCGEWRLLKYVEEAEFGPDAGVNTVLISGSLESKLEMLQDSCKWMSKEGASELLSEAKPGSARIGPYAYIGLLKPEVSSSQTAASALASQEYPPGLTLVPMKSRTLAPFRTTNLVVIQATSDACGSKRSDFFACGDALLIDPGCCSQVHGELADLVNSLPKKLVVLVTHHHNDHVDGLSVVQRCNPDAVLLTHENTMKRIGKGNWSIGYTAVTGGENICIGDQELQVVFAPGHTDGHMGVLHVNTNALIVGDHCVGHGSATLDSRAGGNMKDYFQTTYKFLEMSPHVLIPMHGRINLWPRHMLCGYLRHRRAREASILKTIENGAQTLFDIVSKTYGDVDSKLWIPASFNVRLHVDHLNSQHKLPKDFSMEKFESSCGIHFIFRWAVAYARARSSPTIVAASALAGGLAIAYALKRNNGN
- the LOC100834792 gene encoding plastidic glucose transporter 4 isoform X1; translation: MLRCAVKGGVGVVGARRSSSSSPPGASSSSVVRMPDGRGFCCGMRSRAADLAGGLELGRSGSTGLFRSPRYGRVRATAAVDPEDIPSDKVQAKSSGNVLPYVGVACLGAILFGYHLGVVNGSLEYLAKDLGIAENAVLQGWVVSTTLAGATVGSFTGGALADKLGRTRTFILDAIPLAVGAFLSATAQDIRTMIIGRLLAGIGIGISSALVPLYISEISPTEIRGALGSINQLFICVGILAALVAGLPLAGNPAWWRTMFGISIVPSILLALGMAVSPESPRWLFQQGKLSQAESAIKKLYGKEKVTEVMYDLKSSGQGSSEPDASWFDLFSKRYWKVVSLGAALFLFQQLAGINAVVYYSTSVFRSAGIASDVAASALVGAANVFGTMIASSLMDKQGRKSLLITSFSGMAASMLLLSLSFTWKALAPYSGTLAVVGTVLYVLSFALGAGPVPALLLPEIFASRIRAKAVALSLGMHWVSNFFIGLYFLSVVNKFGISTVYLGFACVCALAVLFIAGNVVETKGRSLEEIERALSSPSKADASRAGAFLVSDE
- the LOC100834792 gene encoding plastidic glucose transporter 4 isoform X2, translated to MLRCAVKGGVGVVGARRSSSSSPPGASSSSVVRMPDGRGFCCGMRSRAADLAGGLELGRSGSTGLFRSPRYGRVRATAAVDPEDIPSDKVQAKSSGNVLPYVGVACLGAILFGYHLGVVNGSLEYLAKDLGIAENAVLQGWVVSTTLAGATVGSFTGGALADKLGRTRTFILDAIPLAVGAFLSATAQDIRTMIIGRLLAGIGIGISSALVPLYISEISPTEIRGALGSINQLFICVGILAALVAGLPLAGNPAWWRTMFGISIVPSILLALGMAVSPESPRWLFQQGKLSQAESAIKKLYGKEKVTEVMYDLKSSGQGSSEPDASWFDLFSKRYWKVVSLGAALFLFQQLAGINAVVYYSTSVFRSAGIASDVAASALVGAANVFGTMIASSLMDKQGRKSLLITSFSGMAASMLLLSLSFTWKALAPYSGTLAVVGMCCLLLLELVLFQHCSFLRYLPQELGPRLLHCPWACTGYPTSLLACTS